In one window of Candidatus Deferrimicrobiaceae bacterium DNA:
- a CDS encoding MucR family transcriptional regulator: MDKKVLIELTAEIVSAHASVSEMNQDGLLSEIQAVFQKLNGLAGGEEEEVVAVPGEVKAVMPMDQAFGAEKVFCMVCGKGFTTLKKHIMVSHQMNPKQYRKAFNIPTKMALVSRNYSESKKKIAQKLGLADKLAEGRKKRAANKLAK; encoded by the coding sequence ATGGACAAGAAGGTATTGATCGAGCTGACCGCTGAAATAGTTTCGGCACACGCTTCCGTCAGCGAAATGAACCAGGATGGGCTGCTGAGCGAAATTCAGGCCGTCTTCCAGAAGTTGAACGGACTTGCCGGGGGCGAGGAAGAAGAGGTCGTCGCGGTGCCCGGGGAAGTTAAGGCCGTGATGCCGATGGATCAGGCGTTCGGCGCCGAAAAGGTCTTTTGCATGGTCTGCGGCAAAGGATTCACGACGCTCAAGAAGCACATCATGGTCAGCCACCAGATGAATCCCAAGCAGTACCGCAAGGCGTTCAACATCCCGACCAAGATGGCGCTGGTTTCCCGCAACTATTCCGAATCCAAGAAGAAGATCGCCCAGAAGCTGGGACTTGCCGACAAGCTGGCCGAAGGGCGCAAGAAGCGGGCCGCGAACAAGTTGGCGAAATAG
- a CDS encoding Fe-Mn family superoxide dismutase: MPYAAKDFKQLLGMSGFSDNALNIHFTLYQGYVTNTNKVLDQLAALSAEGKAGTPEFAELKRRSGWEWNGMRLHELYFGNLGGKKALDAGGRLGKSIAAEFGSIEKWEADFRATGAMRGIGWVVLYQDVEGGRLVNQWIGEHDAGHFAGGVPVLIMDVFEHAFFPDYGTKRADYIAAFFQNIDWAAAEARLK, encoded by the coding sequence ATGCCATACGCCGCCAAGGATTTCAAGCAGCTGCTCGGGATGTCGGGGTTCAGCGACAACGCGCTCAACATCCACTTCACGCTTTACCAGGGCTACGTGACCAATACCAACAAGGTGCTCGACCAGCTTGCGGCGCTTTCGGCCGAGGGCAAGGCGGGCACTCCCGAGTTCGCAGAGCTCAAGCGGCGGTCCGGGTGGGAATGGAACGGGATGCGGCTGCATGAGCTCTATTTCGGGAACCTGGGCGGGAAGAAGGCGCTCGACGCGGGCGGCAGGCTGGGCAAGTCGATCGCGGCCGAATTCGGCAGCATCGAGAAGTGGGAGGCCGATTTCCGCGCGACCGGTGCGATGCGCGGCATCGGCTGGGTGGTCCTCTATCAAGACGTCGAGGGGGGACGCCTGGTCAACCAGTGGATCGGCGAGCACGATGCCGGCCATTTCGCGGGCGGCGTTCCCGTCCTGATCATGGATGTCTTCGAGCACGCGTTCTTCCCCGACTACGGCACCAAGCGGGCCGACTACATCGCCGCGTTCTTCCAGAACATCGACTGGGCGGCGGCCGAGGCGCGCCTGAAGTAG
- a CDS encoding cation:proton antiporter, whose amino-acid sequence MRDLSVVLAIATVVALVFVKMRLSPITAFLVAGVILGPTGAGLVSEPEVVSAMAQVGVALFLFTVAIDTPPSSLGRFRSQVIWAGSIQVGLTLAIAATAMALAGFDAPMAVFTGFVLSLSSTAIVLKVYADRGEADSTQGRLSAGILLLQDIAVIPMMLLTPILWEWGTASPGTVALTMGKAALTVGGVLVLARVLIPLLMREVIRLNSREVLGLTILLVCLGTAWVAHRFGLSIAMGAFLAGLVVSESEYVHAIAAQVLPFSDVFNGVSYIAIGMLIDVNFLRAHWPMVAGIAGSVALLKFLSTSAAVRAVGYSWRVTIVTAIGLVQVGEFSFLLIADAFQTRLIGTDPYQFLLSVTILMMIATPFLIKGAPGVALAFGFLQGVGSGAGETPEEVPGQKASVRENHVIIAGYGVNGKNLARVLKSTRVPYVIVDTNEWKVGEARAAGEPVVFGDVHSPRMLERLGAARARVLVVGISDPMATRRAVGVARGANPGLFILVRTRYLADLDDLLALGADVVIPEEFETSVEIFSRVLAEYQVPDHIIRQQEQLVRSGTYRILRDRAPQGGDEVLAEFEAFLARKVIELFYVSDSSGWAGREVSALPAGGDSGIVLLAILREDRAIVQPDPGMPLEPGDKIVLFGGHAPLAAALEALSGAVRG is encoded by the coding sequence ATGCGCGATCTGTCCGTGGTGCTGGCGATCGCCACGGTCGTCGCCCTGGTCTTCGTCAAGATGCGGCTGTCGCCGATCACGGCGTTCCTGGTCGCGGGCGTGATCCTCGGCCCGACCGGCGCCGGGTTGGTGTCCGAGCCCGAAGTGGTTTCCGCGATGGCCCAGGTCGGCGTCGCCCTCTTCCTGTTCACCGTCGCGATCGACACGCCTCCGTCGAGCCTGGGCCGATTCCGGAGTCAGGTGATCTGGGCGGGCAGCATCCAGGTCGGCCTCACGCTGGCGATCGCGGCGACGGCGATGGCGCTGGCCGGATTCGATGCGCCGATGGCGGTCTTCACCGGGTTCGTCCTTTCCCTGTCCTCGACGGCGATCGTCCTCAAGGTCTACGCCGACCGCGGCGAGGCCGACAGCACGCAGGGGCGACTTTCCGCGGGCATTCTCCTCCTGCAGGACATCGCCGTCATCCCGATGATGCTCTTGACCCCCATCCTTTGGGAGTGGGGCACCGCGAGCCCGGGCACCGTGGCGTTGACGATGGGGAAGGCTGCCCTGACCGTCGGGGGCGTCCTGGTGCTGGCGCGCGTGTTGATCCCGCTGCTGATGCGCGAGGTGATCCGGCTGAACAGCCGGGAAGTGCTGGGGCTCACCATCCTGCTCGTCTGCCTGGGCACCGCCTGGGTCGCTCACCGGTTCGGCCTGTCGATCGCGATGGGCGCGTTCCTCGCGGGATTGGTCGTTTCCGAGTCCGAGTACGTGCATGCGATCGCGGCGCAGGTGCTTCCTTTCAGCGACGTGTTCAACGGCGTCTCCTATATCGCGATCGGCATGCTCATCGACGTGAACTTCCTTCGGGCCCACTGGCCCATGGTGGCCGGCATCGCGGGAAGCGTGGCGCTGCTCAAGTTCCTGTCGACCTCCGCCGCGGTCCGGGCGGTCGGGTACTCCTGGCGGGTGACGATCGTCACCGCGATCGGCCTCGTCCAGGTGGGCGAGTTCTCGTTCCTGCTCATCGCAGACGCCTTCCAGACCCGGCTGATCGGCACCGACCCTTACCAATTCCTGCTGTCCGTCACCATTCTGATGATGATCGCGACGCCGTTCCTCATCAAGGGGGCGCCCGGGGTGGCGCTTGCATTCGGTTTCCTCCAGGGCGTCGGAAGCGGTGCGGGCGAGACGCCAGAGGAAGTGCCGGGCCAGAAGGCGTCCGTCCGGGAAAACCATGTCATCATCGCCGGGTACGGCGTCAACGGAAAGAATCTCGCCCGGGTGCTCAAGTCGACGCGGGTGCCTTACGTCATCGTCGACACGAACGAGTGGAAGGTCGGGGAGGCGCGCGCCGCGGGCGAACCGGTGGTGTTCGGCGACGTCCACAGCCCGCGGATGCTCGAACGGCTCGGAGCTGCGCGGGCGCGCGTCCTGGTGGTGGGCATCTCCGACCCGATGGCGACGCGACGCGCGGTCGGCGTCGCCAGGGGAGCGAATCCCGGGCTCTTCATCCTGGTCCGGACCCGGTACCTGGCCGACCTCGACGACCTGCTGGCGCTCGGGGCCGACGTGGTGATCCCCGAGGAGTTCGAGACTTCCGTCGAGATCTTTTCTCGGGTGCTCGCCGAGTACCAGGTGCCCGACCATATCATCCGGCAGCAGGAGCAGCTTGTCCGGAGCGGGACCTACCGCATCCTGCGCGACCGGGCCCCGCAAGGGGGCGACGAGGTGCTGGCCGAATTCGAGGCGTTCCTGGCGCGCAAGGTCATCGAGCTGTTCTACGTCTCCGATTCTTCCGGCTGGGCGGGGCGCGAGGTGAGCGCGCTTCCTGCGGGCGGAGACAGCGGCATCGTGCTCCTTGCGATCCTGCGCGAGGACCGTGCGATCGTCCAGCCCGATCCCGGCATGCCGCTGGAGCCGGGCGACAAGATCGTGCTGTTCGGCGGCCACGCGCCGCTCGCCGCCGCGCTCGAAGCGCTTTCGGGCGCGGTGCGCGGGTGA
- a CDS encoding penicillin acylase family protein, whose product MAASPAIRAVAALLLAAALAAGGCGPILDRSAPRRDGTLATPGLSAPVTVIRDRFGVPHIYASNDHDLYFAQGYVQAQDRLFQIDLERRMARGELSELFGEATLPADRLFRHLGFAARAPKVVADWPDSTRAIVSAYCAGVNACMAALSDWPVELRMLRTPPRAFSPEDVAAVSLLKSFGLAQWQPEEILYRLSSRLSPAQMAEAMPVVDPDSPTIVSPSGGHRPMAVVPSLLDAGLASLSTIGGLPRSGGSNSWVVSGKKSASGEPLLANDPHLYLLAPSVWYEMHLVAPGVDVYGMSFPCAPCIVIGHNPRIAWGFTNLMVDDADFFVEKIDGDRVMYRDAWVPLVVRTETIRVKGRAPEVVTVRETPHGPILSPVLPGETAALSLRWAGFDGGDAIGALHALDRARDRKQFVAALSGFPYPCQNAVYADVDGNIGMVMAGRIPIRKGGDRLLPVPGDTGDWEWSGYVPFAAKPQLWNPPEGFIVTANFPVADNAQFRPYVSRLYEPPDRGLRIRAMLSERVRFSPADFAAMQSDVSVSGSEATIALALRVAQRRAAENPAFRDAAAILSAWDRRASADSRATPLFEVFCVKLAGQLFGDAMGPELFASFIGYPRLVWNATDRIVRRGDSVFLSDPAKGPKRSLDDAAAQALLEAMGFLSERLGTASSTWRWGQMHQATFGHPFGKNRFLSRWFDIGPFPVPGDGRTVFKQEFPLGGKDFPVKVGPSMRMIVSPGDRDAATSSITTGESGHFFEAHYADQAPLWLAGKGHPAWTSRASIEANAEHRLRLVPPGKSAGR is encoded by the coding sequence TTGGCCGCCTCCCCTGCCATACGGGCTGTTGCCGCGCTGTTACTGGCCGCGGCGCTCGCCGCCGGCGGATGCGGTCCGATCCTCGACCGCAGCGCCCCCCGCCGCGACGGCACCCTGGCGACGCCGGGGCTTTCGGCCCCCGTCACAGTGATCCGCGACCGGTTCGGCGTTCCCCACATCTACGCATCCAACGACCACGACCTCTATTTCGCGCAGGGCTACGTCCAGGCGCAGGATCGGCTGTTCCAGATCGACCTCGAGCGGCGGATGGCGCGCGGCGAGCTTTCCGAACTTTTCGGCGAGGCGACGCTGCCGGCCGACCGGCTGTTCCGCCACCTGGGCTTCGCGGCCCGCGCCCCGAAAGTCGTGGCCGACTGGCCGGACTCGACGCGGGCGATCGTCTCGGCCTACTGCGCCGGAGTGAACGCCTGCATGGCTGCGCTGAGCGACTGGCCGGTCGAGCTGCGGATGCTCCGGACGCCGCCGCGTGCTTTTTCTCCCGAGGATGTGGCGGCCGTGTCGCTGCTCAAGTCGTTCGGGCTGGCGCAGTGGCAGCCCGAGGAGATCCTTTACCGGCTGTCGTCGCGGCTGTCGCCCGCGCAGATGGCCGAGGCGATGCCGGTCGTCGATCCGGATTCGCCGACGATCGTTTCGCCGTCCGGCGGGCATCGACCGATGGCGGTCGTCCCGTCGCTCCTCGACGCGGGGCTGGCGTCGCTGTCGACGATCGGCGGGCTGCCGCGCTCGGGCGGCTCCAATTCGTGGGTCGTATCCGGAAAGAAGAGCGCCTCGGGCGAGCCGCTGCTCGCGAACGACCCCCACCTTTACCTGCTCGCCCCGTCGGTCTGGTACGAGATGCACCTGGTGGCGCCGGGCGTCGACGTCTACGGGATGTCTTTTCCTTGCGCGCCGTGCATCGTCATCGGGCACAACCCGCGCATCGCGTGGGGCTTTACCAACCTGATGGTCGACGACGCCGACTTCTTCGTCGAAAAGATCGACGGCGACCGCGTGATGTATCGCGACGCGTGGGTGCCGCTCGTCGTCCGCACCGAGACGATCCGCGTGAAGGGCCGCGCGCCCGAGGTCGTGACGGTGCGCGAGACGCCGCACGGCCCGATCCTGTCGCCGGTCCTGCCCGGCGAGACGGCGGCGCTTTCCCTGCGCTGGGCCGGCTTCGACGGCGGCGATGCGATCGGGGCGCTCCACGCGCTCGACCGGGCGCGCGACCGGAAACAGTTCGTCGCCGCGCTGTCGGGCTTTCCGTATCCGTGCCAGAACGCGGTCTATGCCGACGTCGACGGCAACATCGGGATGGTGATGGCGGGGCGTATCCCGATCCGTAAAGGGGGCGACAGGCTGTTGCCCGTGCCGGGCGACACGGGCGACTGGGAGTGGAGCGGCTACGTGCCGTTTGCCGCGAAGCCGCAGCTCTGGAACCCGCCCGAGGGATTCATCGTCACGGCCAACTTCCCCGTCGCCGACAATGCGCAGTTCCGCCCCTACGTGTCTCGCCTCTACGAGCCGCCCGACCGGGGGTTGCGGATCCGGGCGATGCTGTCCGAGCGAGTTCGGTTCTCCCCGGCCGATTTCGCGGCGATGCAGTCCGACGTGTCGGTCTCCGGGAGCGAGGCGACGATCGCGCTGGCGCTCCGGGTGGCGCAGCGGCGCGCGGCCGAGAACCCCGCGTTCCGCGATGCGGCCGCGATCCTTTCCGCGTGGGACCGGCGCGCGTCAGCCGACAGCCGCGCGACGCCGCTCTTCGAGGTTTTTTGCGTAAAGCTGGCCGGGCAGCTCTTCGGCGATGCGATGGGGCCGGAGCTGTTCGCATCGTTCATCGGTTACCCGCGTCTCGTCTGGAACGCGACAGACCGGATCGTTCGTCGGGGCGACTCGGTTTTTCTCTCCGATCCCGCGAAGGGGCCGAAGCGGTCGCTCGACGATGCTGCGGCACAGGCGCTTCTCGAAGCGATGGGATTCCTGTCGGAGCGTCTCGGGACCGCATCGTCGACCTGGCGCTGGGGACAGATGCATCAGGCGACGTTCGGCCATCCGTTCGGGAAGAATCGCTTCCTGAGCCGCTGGTTCGACATCGGGCCGTTCCCCGTCCCGGGCGACGGGCGCACGGTGTTCAAGCAGGAGTTCCCGCTCGGGGGAAAAGATTTTCCGGTGAAGGTCGGGCCGTCGATGCGGATGATCGTCTCGCCGGGTGACCGCGACGCAGCAACCTCGTCGATCACGACGGGGGAATCCGGGCATTTCTTCGAGGCGCACTATGCCGACCAAGCGCCCCTGTGGCTCGCGGGGAAGGGGCATCCCGCCTGGACCTCGCGGGCGTCGATCGAGGCGAACGCCGAGCATCGGCTGCGGCTCGTGCCGCCCGGAAAGTCCGCTGGCCGCTGA
- a CDS encoding RluA family pseudouridine synthase, producing MILHGTVTAALAGRRLDDVVHALFPQLSKGRIRKVIDWGGCRVNGDVVRVASRGLHPDDGLVVGITDEERFVEYAIDPGALLLDDPEYLALSKPAGIYCQRTPYQLKGTVEFAVAQYFKSTGSPEPARIVHRLDRGTSGVMLFPKTRESAAHLSRQLEVGRVEKVYWALVAGVPQEKDWTVEAPIAPLGKSEFAVREDGRTAETRFRLLGCGRDALGAEVSLVEARPQTGRTHQIRLHLVHAGHPVLGDDRYGGAPPAPRMMLHCRSMAFAAADGRPVAAVAPLEARFEAACAASGITPPVAS from the coding sequence GTGATCCTGCACGGCACCGTGACGGCGGCGCTCGCGGGCCGGCGGCTCGACGACGTCGTCCACGCGCTCTTCCCGCAACTCTCGAAGGGGCGCATCCGGAAGGTCATCGACTGGGGCGGTTGCCGCGTCAACGGCGACGTCGTCCGCGTCGCCTCCCGCGGGCTGCACCCGGACGACGGCCTTGTGGTCGGGATCACCGACGAGGAGCGATTCGTCGAATACGCGATCGATCCCGGGGCGCTGCTTCTGGACGACCCGGAATATCTCGCCCTGTCGAAGCCCGCGGGGATCTACTGCCAGAGGACGCCTTACCAGCTCAAGGGCACGGTCGAGTTCGCGGTCGCCCAATACTTCAAATCGACCGGAAGCCCCGAGCCCGCCCGCATCGTCCACCGGCTCGACCGCGGAACCTCGGGCGTGATGCTGTTCCCGAAAACGCGGGAGTCCGCTGCGCACCTCTCCCGGCAGCTCGAGGTTGGGCGGGTCGAGAAAGTCTATTGGGCGCTGGTCGCGGGGGTTCCGCAGGAAAAGGACTGGACCGTCGAAGCGCCGATCGCGCCGCTCGGAAAATCCGAATTCGCCGTGCGCGAGGACGGGCGAACGGCGGAGACGCGCTTCCGTTTGCTGGGATGCGGGCGCGACGCCCTGGGCGCGGAGGTCTCGCTCGTCGAGGCGCGTCCGCAGACCGGGCGCACGCACCAGATCCGGCTGCACCTCGTGCACGCCGGGCACCCGGTGCTGGGCGACGACCGCTACGGCGGCGCGCCCCCCGCCCCGCGGATGATGCTGCATTGCCGATCGATGGCGTTTGCGGCCGCCGACGGACGCCCCGTCGCAGCGGTCGCCCCGCTCGAGGCCCGGTTCGAGGCCGCCTGCGCCGCATCCGGCATTACCCCACCCGTCGCCTCCTGA
- a CDS encoding NUDIX hydrolase — protein sequence METRNHATIFEGLVVHIEQMEVKIGDRGWHTYQIIRHPGGVGVLPLHDDGTVTLIRQLRPAADGFLLEIPAGRLDAGEDPADCGRREMTEETGLRANQLESLGIFRASPGVFDEVIHLYLGRALSQGEAAPEQYEDIETVRLPLDEALEMAADGRINDGKTIAALFRASARGIRS from the coding sequence ATGGAAACCCGCAACCACGCCACGATCTTCGAAGGGCTCGTCGTCCATATCGAGCAGATGGAGGTGAAGATCGGCGACCGAGGATGGCACACCTACCAGATCATCCGGCACCCGGGCGGCGTCGGCGTGCTGCCGCTGCACGACGACGGAACCGTCACACTGATCCGACAGCTCAGGCCTGCGGCCGACGGGTTCCTTCTCGAGATCCCCGCCGGGCGCCTTGACGCCGGCGAAGACCCGGCCGACTGCGGCCGGCGGGAGATGACCGAGGAAACCGGCCTGCGCGCCAATCAGCTCGAATCGCTGGGCATTTTCCGCGCATCCCCGGGCGTCTTCGACGAGGTGATCCACTTGTACCTGGGGCGGGCATTGTCACAGGGCGAGGCCGCGCCCGAGCAGTACGAGGACATCGAGACGGTCCGTCTGCCGCTGGACGAGGCGCTGGAGATGGCCGCCGACGGGAGGATCAACGACGGCAAAACCATCGCCGCGCTGTTCCGGGCATCGGCGCGGGGCATCCGCTCGTGA
- a CDS encoding DUF4337 domain-containing protein — protein sequence MMTRNGIDAIDKEMPVMAEIEMPVPEELEEARGKRFTRRVALTTAIYAVLLAITSLGGNNATKEMMLAQQQSADQWNFYQAKNLRENFARNQRETLEVMQLERSGGMSVAARAKYEELIRKATGDETRLRSEKKTIGEEAGKLEKERDVYRSKDPYFDFAEVLLQISIVLASIAILSGAMPVYLFSMVSAGTGALLMLNGFLMIFRLPFLH from the coding sequence ATGATGACACGAAACGGAATTGACGCGATCGACAAGGAGATGCCGGTCATGGCTGAAATCGAGATGCCCGTTCCCGAAGAGCTGGAAGAGGCGCGCGGCAAGCGCTTTACGCGCCGGGTTGCGCTGACCACCGCGATCTATGCGGTGCTGCTGGCGATCACGTCGCTCGGCGGCAACAATGCGACCAAGGAGATGATGCTGGCGCAGCAGCAATCCGCGGACCAGTGGAACTTCTACCAGGCGAAGAATCTCCGGGAGAATTTCGCACGGAACCAGCGCGAGACGCTCGAGGTGATGCAGCTGGAGCGCAGCGGCGGAATGAGCGTTGCGGCGCGCGCGAAATACGAGGAACTCATCCGGAAGGCGACCGGGGATGAGACGCGGCTCCGGTCGGAGAAGAAGACGATCGGCGAGGAGGCCGGGAAGCTGGAAAAGGAGCGCGACGTCTATCGTTCCAAGGACCCGTACTTCGATTTCGCCGAGGTGCTGCTGCAAATATCCATCGTCCTGGCGTCGATCGCCATCTTGTCCGGAGCGATGCCGGTCTATCTCTTTTCGATGGTTTCCGCGGGCACGGGCGCCCTGCTGATGCTCAACGGATTTCTCATGATCTTCCGGCTTCCGTTCCTCCACTAG
- a CDS encoding YbfB/YjiJ family MFS transporter codes for MTDRGLNAGGERGEAFGILSGGMLGMMVAMAIGRFVFAPILPMMQRDLGVTHATAGGLASLNYIGYLAGALACSVRPGLLRSGAVNLGALSASIATTFLMAATTSTAAWGTLRFVSGAASAVLFVAISIEVAERMAQAGAERWSGALYGGIGLGIALTGTLVPRLDALGGWRGAWVGMGALAIVLALLGVALAHKRTPSMRIETRDAGGAGDLGSIRILAAAYFLEGLGYIVSITFIVVMVARIPGLASFAPSSWVVVGLAAAPSTLLWQWAGRCIGVKAALFLAYVIQCVGILVGVKAATVPLVILSAACFGGTMLGIVTLAMAEGSRRAGRDARRAAGILTTCFGAGQVLGPSIAGRIADAQGSFEIPLLLAAASVAVGAMLVLLDGDYRRRAS; via the coding sequence ATGACGGATCGGGGCCTCAATGCCGGCGGGGAGCGGGGCGAGGCGTTCGGGATCCTTTCCGGCGGCATGCTCGGGATGATGGTCGCGATGGCGATCGGCCGTTTCGTCTTCGCGCCGATCCTGCCGATGATGCAGCGCGACCTGGGGGTCACGCACGCGACCGCCGGGGGGCTGGCCTCACTCAACTACATCGGGTACCTCGCGGGGGCGCTGGCCTGCTCGGTCCGCCCCGGGCTGCTGCGCAGCGGCGCCGTCAACCTCGGGGCGCTCTCCGCGAGCATCGCGACGACGTTCCTGATGGCGGCGACGACTTCGACCGCGGCCTGGGGGACGCTGCGCTTCGTCTCGGGCGCGGCGAGCGCGGTGTTGTTCGTGGCGATCTCGATCGAGGTGGCCGAACGGATGGCACAGGCGGGCGCCGAGCGGTGGAGCGGCGCGCTCTACGGCGGCATTGGGCTCGGGATCGCGCTCACGGGAACGTTGGTGCCGCGGCTGGACGCCCTGGGCGGGTGGCGCGGGGCCTGGGTCGGCATGGGCGCGCTGGCGATCGTGCTGGCGCTTCTCGGCGTCGCGCTGGCGCACAAACGGACCCCGTCGATGCGCATCGAGACCCGCGACGCGGGCGGGGCGGGCGACCTCGGGTCGATCCGCATCCTCGCCGCCGCTTACTTCCTGGAGGGGCTGGGCTACATCGTCAGCATCACGTTCATTGTCGTGATGGTCGCCCGGATCCCCGGGCTCGCGTCGTTTGCGCCCTCGAGCTGGGTGGTCGTCGGGCTCGCCGCCGCACCCTCCACGCTGCTCTGGCAGTGGGCCGGCCGTTGCATCGGCGTTAAGGCCGCGCTCTTCCTCGCTTACGTCATCCAGTGCGTCGGCATCCTGGTCGGCGTCAAGGCCGCCACCGTCCCGCTGGTGATCCTGTCGGCCGCCTGCTTCGGCGGCACCATGCTGGGGATCGTGACGCTGGCGATGGCGGAGGGGAGCCGCCGCGCGGGCCGCGACGCCCGTCGGGCGGCCGGGATCCTGACGACCTGCTTCGGGGCGGGGCAGGTGCTGGGTCCCTCGATCGCGGGGCGGATCGCCGACGCGCAGGGGAGCTTCGAGATCCCGCTGCTGCTGGCCGCCGCCTCGGTCGCAGTGGGGGCGATGCTGGTCCTCCTCGACGGAGACTATCGCCGCCGCGCATCCTGA
- a CDS encoding YkgJ family cysteine cluster protein — MECRPGCGACCVAPSISSAIPGMPEGKPAGVACVHLTADLLCAIFRGPGRPAVCAGLQASVEMCGSGRAEALAYLAWLEEATRPG; from the coding sequence GTGGAATGCCGGCCCGGTTGCGGCGCGTGCTGCGTCGCGCCCTCGATCTCCAGCGCCATCCCCGGCATGCCCGAAGGGAAGCCGGCTGGCGTCGCGTGCGTGCACCTCACCGCCGACCTGCTCTGCGCGATCTTCCGGGGTCCGGGGCGCCCCGCCGTCTGTGCGGGGCTCCAGGCGTCGGTCGAGATGTGCGGCAGCGGACGGGCGGAAGCACTGGCGTACCTCGCCTGGCTCGAGGAGGCGACCCGCCCCGGGTGA
- a CDS encoding DUF2442 domain-containing protein, whose product MGTLAIKVEALAVDVVVTADTLNVVLADGREISAPIGWFPLLMDATDEQRRNWRLIGGGVGIHWESLDEDISVAGLLSVR is encoded by the coding sequence ATGGGCACTTTGGCGATCAAGGTTGAGGCGTTGGCGGTCGATGTCGTGGTCACGGCCGATACGCTGAATGTCGTGCTGGCAGATGGTCGGGAAATCTCGGCGCCAATCGGCTGGTTTCCCCTGTTGATGGATGCGACAGACGAACAGCGCCGGAATTGGCGCCTGATCGGCGGCGGTGTGGGGATTCACTGGGAATCCCTCGACGAGGACATTTCCGTCGCGGGACTTCTGTCGGTCCGGTAG
- a CDS encoding AbrB/MazE/SpoVT family DNA-binding domain-containing protein, which translates to MIAIRSFHDLEHATLSPGVRRAARDAIANLVGTYTEPVRPYDPDADGHVIILDDPADNEALRHVSARCWRRRSRASPATGGASMEALSTTRLSSKGQVVIPEEVRDRLGLKPGAQFVVMGSGDTVVLKMILPPSPEEFGKMLAKVHHEAKKAGVKKDDIAAAIKKVRSSRLGSSSTRTS; encoded by the coding sequence ATGATCGCTATCCGCTCGTTCCATGACCTCGAACACGCCACACTGTCCCCCGGCGTCCGGCGCGCCGCCCGCGACGCCATCGCCAACCTCGTCGGCACCTACACCGAACCCGTTCGCCCCTACGATCCGGACGCCGACGGCCACGTCATCATCCTGGACGACCCCGCCGACAACGAGGCGCTGCGCCACGTCTCAGCCCGCTGCTGGAGGCGACGCTCGAGGGCGTCTCCTGCGACAGGGGGTGCAAGCATGGAAGCTCTGTCCACAACGAGACTGTCGTCCAAGGGGCAGGTGGTCATCCCCGAGGAGGTCCGCGACCGACTCGGCCTGAAGCCGGGGGCGCAATTTGTCGTCATGGGATCAGGCGATACGGTGGTGCTGAAGATGATCCTTCCCCCGTCGCCAGAGGAGTTCGGGAAGATGCTGGCGAAGGTCCACCACGAGGCCAAGAAGGCCGGCGTGAAGAAGGACGACATCGCCGCGGCCATCAAGAAGGTGCGGTCCTCCCGGTTAGGATCGTCCTCGACACGAACGTCCTAG
- the sugE gene encoding quaternary ammonium compound efflux SMR transporter SugE, which translates to MRWIMLVTAGLFEVGWAIGLKYTEGFTRLWPTAWTLLAMVVSLWLLGVSMKSLPVGTAYTVWVGVGSVGTVILGIVLFGEPANAGRLISVALIIAGIIGLKLATPA; encoded by the coding sequence ATGCGCTGGATCATGCTGGTCACGGCCGGTCTGTTCGAGGTCGGGTGGGCGATCGGATTGAAATACACGGAAGGTTTTACGCGATTGTGGCCCACCGCCTGGACATTGCTGGCGATGGTCGTCAGTCTTTGGTTGCTGGGCGTTTCCATGAAGTCACTTCCGGTCGGCACCGCGTACACCGTATGGGTCGGGGTCGGATCGGTCGGGACGGTGATCCTCGGAATAGTACTGTTCGGCGAGCCTGCGAATGCTGGGCGCCTGATCAGCGTCGCCCTCATAATCGCCGGCATCATCGGTCTCAAGCTTGCGACGCCGGCCTGA